Genomic window (Megamonas funiformis):
AATCTAAATCTGCTTCTTTTGCTGCATAACTGAAAAATCTTGGTTCGCGTTTTCCAGTATAGCCAATAGCTCTACTCTCAGGTTTATCCATAGCAAAACAAGTGGAATAATCACGCACACGATTTTCAAAAAGATTTTTCCAATCTTCTTCATTTATATGATAACCAGCAGGATCAGCTACGTAATTATCAATGGCACGACGATAAATACTTACAATATTTGCCACGAAATCAGCACTGCGCATACGGCCTTCAATTTTAAAAGAATATACACCAGCTTGAATTAAATCTGGAATATTTCTATACATACACATATCTTTTAATGCTAAACGATAATCGCCATCTGTTGTAGTTTCTTGTTCTTGACCTGTTTGTTCATCAATGATTTTATATGGCCAACGACAAGCTTTCATGCAACGACCACGATTACTACTATTAGCAAATAAAACGCCAGAATGAATACATTGTCCACTTTCAGAAATACACATATCACCATGAACAAAATATTCAAGTTCAAAATCGCTGTCTACAGCTTTTAATTCACTGAGTTCTTTTAAAGACATTTCACGGCTAACAACGACACGACGAATGCCATATTCTTTTAATTTTTTTATAGCAGCATTATTATGAGAATTCATCATGATAGATGCATGCATAGTTATATTCAATCCAAGTTTTTTCACAATTTGAGCTACAGCTAAATCTTGAATTAAAATAGCATCTGGCTGTATTTCATTTAAATAAGTCAAATATTCTTCAAGCTCTGGAATTTCTTCATCACTAATTAAATTATTAATAGTAATATAAAGCATTACTCCATGAGCATGAGCATATTCTACAGCTTTTTTTAACATTTCATTATCAAAATTAGCGTCTGATTTGAGCATACGCATATTAAAATGTTTTCCACCCAAATAAATAGCATCAGCCCCAGCATCAATGGCAGCTACTAATGTTTCCCAATTGCCAGCTGGAGCTAAAAGTTCTACAGACTTTTTATTTAATAACATTAAACAATCCTCCAAATAAATAAACTACTATAAGTATAACATAAAATTTTATGCTTTTAAATTAATAACATTTATTATTAAATAGGCTTAATCCCATTCACGTTCTGCTAATGCTTCTTCTAAATTAATTGGTAAATGAAACCATTGAATAATATATTCTAAATTGCGAATAAGACATTCTCTAGCTATATTATCATATTCGCTGTCATTATCGAGAAATTCATATTGCAAACTATTGGCATTTTGAATTAAATCATAAATTTTATCACCAACATCTGCCATATTTTTTGGTTTTTGTTCCACAAAATTAATAAAATCTTCTAATAAATATTTGATTTTATCAATCAAAAAGTCTGGATAAAAACTATCCTCGTATAATTCCTCTAACAAAATATGCTGGTCATCAAAACTGTCCATTTAATAAAAAATATCCCTCCAATAAATAATTATATTTGATATTATACAATATATTCTAAATTAAAGCTAATTTTCTTAAAAATAATCCCGTTTATTTTGTTCGGAAACCTGAACATTTTGCTTGATTATTTAGGAATAGATAGAGTATAATTTATATATATTTCTAGATAAGATTTAAAAAGCAGGTGATTTATTCCCATGGATAAAATGGATAAAGTACAAGCACTAGAAAGTGCTTTAAAACAAATTGAACGTGATTTTGGTAAAGGCTCCATCATGAAATTAGGTGATGTTTCTGCTAATATGAATATCGAAGTAATTCATACTGGCTGTTTACCACTTGATGCAGCCCTTGGTGTTGGTGGTGTTCCTCGCGGACGTATAGTAGAAATCTTCGGCCCTGAATCTTCTGGTAAAACAACTGTAGCACTTCATATCGTTGCTGAAGCACAAAAAACAGGTGGTGTGGCTGCATTTATCGATGCTGAACATGCTCTTGACCCAGTTTATGCCAAAAAATTAGGCGTAGATATCGACAATTTATTGATTTCCCAGCCAGATAACGGTGAGCAAGCCTTAGAAATCGCCGATGCACTCGTTCGCAGTGGCGCTATTGATGTAGTAGTTGTTGACTCAGTAGCAGCACTTGTTCCAAAAGCGGAAATCGAAGGTGATATGGGCGATTCTCATGTTGGTCTACAAGCTCGTTTAATGTCTCAAGCTATGAGAAAATTAACAGGTATTATCAGCAAATCTCGTACAACAGCAATTTTCATCAACCAAATTCGTGAAAAAGTTGGTGTTATGTTTGGTAATCCAGAAACTACAACTGGTGGTAGAGCTTTAAAATTCTATGCTTCCATTCGTTTAGATGTGCGTAAAATCGATACAATTAAACAAGGCAATGACCCTGTAGGTAGCAGAACACGAATTAAAGTTGTAAAAAATAAAGTAGCTCCTCCATTTAAACAAGCTGAATTTGATATCATGTATGGTGAAGGTATTTCTCGTGAAGGTAGCTTAATTGATATGGGTACAGCTTTTGAAATCTTAGATAAGAGTGGTACATGGTATTCTTATCAAGGCACTCGCTTAGGTCAAGGTAAAGAAAACGTAAAAGCGTATTTAAAAGAACATGCTGACACAGCATTAGAAATTGAAAATAAAATTCGTGAAAAATTATTTGTTCAAGAAGAACAAACTGAAGAAAAAGTTGAAGAACCAACTAAAAAATCTAAAGTAACGGCTGATAATGAAACAGCAAAATAATACAAAAACAGCACTTATTTATGCTGTTGATTTATTAGCTATAAGACCTTATAGTACCCAGCAATTAATTACAAAATTAAAACGCAAAGAATACGCACCAGAAGAAATTCAAGAAGCCATTAACCGCTTAACTGCTCGACATTATTTAGACGATACAGATTTATGCCAACGTCAATATCAAGCATATATCAATGAAAAACATCGCAGTATAAAAGCTATTAAATATAAATTAATGGAAAAAGGATTTTCTCAAAGTGATATTCAAAATGCTCAAGAAGAAACAGATATTGATGAAATAGATTATGAATATACTGTTTGTTTGCGATTATTAAATAGCCGTTATATTCCTAGCAAATCTGACAAATTAAAATGTCAAGGCTATCTTTATCGTAAAGGATTTAATTATTCAGCTATTCGCTTAGCAATTGAAGATTTCTTTTATAACCCTTAATATAAATTTATCCCCCAAAATACTCATCTATTTTGGGGGATTTTTAATTGAAAATTATCTTTGTTTAATTGAGTTTTTGCCTAAAAGATTTTTTAGATTATTGACTACAGTTTCACTGCCATCAATCCAAAATTCTCGATTGCCTTTAATCATTTTTTTACTGCTCATAAAATACATATAAACAGGGCAAGGGCCAGCATTTTCTTGCAATGTTTCTGTTATTTTGCTAAAGAAAGCATTATCTTCTTGCTCTGGTTTTACAATAATACAAAATTCTGGTGTATAATCTTCTAAACCAATTACTTTATCAGCGATGATTTTATTATTATCATCACTTTTATCTAATTTTCCTCTAACTACAACAGGAATATCTGGCACTAAATAATTAATATTATCATAAAATGCCTTTGGAAATACAATGACTTCTACTACACCTAAAAAGTCCTCGATTTCTAAAAAGCACATCATATCGCCTTTTTTTGTAGTTACTCTTTTTGCTTTGCGAATAATTCCTGCTACAGAGATATATTTTCCATCTTTTTGCTTTTCTAGACTTTCAATCGTAGTCAAATACTGTATTTTTTCTCTATATTCTTCTAGTGGATGCCCTGTGATATAAAAGCCTGTGATTTCTTTTTCCATATTTAATAATTCTATTTTAGGAAATTCCTGCATTTTTGGCATTTCCAATTTATCAATGCTCTTTTCTTCCTCCATAAAATCACCAAATAAATCCATCTGTCCACTAGCTAAATCTTTCTGACGTCTAGAGCCTAAATCCATAGCTTGATCTAAAACAGCCATATATTGAGCGCGATTATAACCCAAAGAATCAAATGCACCACATTTTATGAGATTTTCTAAAGCTCTTTTATTGATACATCTACTGCTAACTCGTGAACAAAAATCTTCTAAAGATTTAAATAGACCATCTTTTTCACGAATATCTACAATCGTTTTTAAAGCATTTTCACCTACATTTTTTACTGCAGCTAAACCAAAACGAATACTATTTTTATCTACAGTAAATGTATCACGACTAGCATTTATATCTGGTGGCAAAATATCAATTCCCATATGTTTACATTGTTCAATATATTCGCCAATTTTATTACTTGTCATCAAGCTAGTCAAAATAGCCGCCATAAATTCCTGCGGATAATGAGCTTTTAAATATGCTGTTCGCCATGACACAAGTGCATAAGCAGCACTATGAGATTTATTAAAACCATAATCGGCAAAATGTAATAATAAATCAAAAATAGTTTCTGCGAGTTTATCATCTACACCATTATCTTTGGCACCTTTTAAGAAATTTTCTTTTTGCGACATCAAGACATCATGCTTTTTCTTACCCATTGCACGACGCAAAATATCAGCTTGCCCTAAAGTGAAACCAGCTAATACTTGAACTATCTGCATAACCTGTTCTTGATACAAAATCACGCCAAAAGTTTCTTTTAAAATTGGCTCTAAATCTGGATGAATATATGTTACTTTTTTTCTGCCATGTCTACCATTGATGAAATCTGTTACCATAC
Coding sequences:
- a CDS encoding peptidase U32 family protein → MLLNKKSVELLAPAGNWETLVAAIDAGADAIYLGGKHFNMRMLKSDANFDNEMLKKAVEYAHAHGVMLYITINNLISDEEIPELEEYLTYLNEIQPDAILIQDLAVAQIVKKLGLNITMHASIMMNSHNNAAIKKLKEYGIRRVVVSREMSLKELSELKAVDSDFELEYFVHGDMCISESGQCIHSGVLFANSSNRGRCMKACRWPYKIIDEQTGQEQETTTDGDYRLALKDMCMYRNIPDLIQAGVYSFKIEGRMRSADFVANIVSIYRRAIDNYVADPAGYHINEEDWKNLFENRVRDYSTCFAMDKPESRAIGYTGKREPRFFSYAAKEADLDCEWLNDLEAIKTADNKPKLAVKAATLAHAREALANGANILYVAGEVYRPHTPWTLGDIKTILQEAHNVGAKVIVNTPRTTLKDQCSELEQLCHDLNEIKPDGIMVGNLGAATIVRELTDLPIYADHSFNVFNHVATEFLQENGIVNATASYELPYAQVKTLVESSKLPMTITVHGNVEAMISDTNIPALNLKYDPLTNPEFNDKHFALLDTVGGKHSMRVDQFGRIHILFTNDLCLLPYIDKLMGADTLRIEAQDYTLEVTGMLTKIYRDAIDNGKNNDMIEKIKEVSPRPVGIGVYRHKKSY
- a CDS encoding DUF5713 family protein, which translates into the protein MDSFDDQHILLEELYEDSFYPDFLIDKIKYLLEDFINFVEQKPKNMADVGDKIYDLIQNANSLQYEFLDNDSEYDNIARECLIRNLEYIIQWFHLPINLEEALAEREWD
- the recA gene encoding recombinase RecA codes for the protein MDKMDKVQALESALKQIERDFGKGSIMKLGDVSANMNIEVIHTGCLPLDAALGVGGVPRGRIVEIFGPESSGKTTVALHIVAEAQKTGGVAAFIDAEHALDPVYAKKLGVDIDNLLISQPDNGEQALEIADALVRSGAIDVVVVDSVAALVPKAEIEGDMGDSHVGLQARLMSQAMRKLTGIISKSRTTAIFINQIREKVGVMFGNPETTTGGRALKFYASIRLDVRKIDTIKQGNDPVGSRTRIKVVKNKVAPPFKQAEFDIMYGEGISREGSLIDMGTAFEILDKSGTWYSYQGTRLGQGKENVKAYLKEHADTALEIENKIREKLFVQEEQTEEKVEEPTKKSKVTADNETAK
- a CDS encoding regulatory protein RecX, with translation MKQQNNTKTALIYAVDLLAIRPYSTQQLITKLKRKEYAPEEIQEAINRLTARHYLDDTDLCQRQYQAYINEKHRSIKAIKYKLMEKGFSQSDIQNAQEETDIDEIDYEYTVCLRLLNSRYIPSKSDKLKCQGYLYRKGFNYSAIRLAIEDFFYNP